The DNA segment ATTGGTTTGGCAATAATGCTCTTCGCGGTCGTGCTTGACATGTTTGATGGTGCCGTTGCCAGGGCCGCGGATTTGGCAACTCCATTTGGAGCTACCTTTGATCATACCTTAGATAGATATGCAGAGTTTCTTTTCATTCTGGGGCTCATATTTGGTCCGGTGGGTTCGACAGACAAGTACGTACCTTGGTTCTGGGGATTTTTCACATTATTCGGTATGATAATGGCAAGCTTCTCCCGTGCAAAAGCTGAATCCGTTGGTGGCATGGACAATTGTGCTGTAGGTCTTGCAGAACGACAAGAGAAGCTCATCCTAGTAATGGTTGGAATACTCCTGTTAGCTATACCTGAAACCAATCTCTGGGTGCAACTTCTGGCGCTTTTCCCTTCTTCCATTGCTGATTTCATAGTCTTAACGCTAGATATTCCGAACATCTTGGCATTATTCGTTGTCATAGCTGGGATTCTCTCTCATATTACTGTCGGACAAAGACTGAGCTATGCAAAGAAACAGATCGAAGCACGCATCGCGACTTCGTAGACCTGAATTTGGTGGATTACACAGGGTGTAGATAGATTGTGAACCGTTTCACTTGATAGAACGTGTGTATGCAGACTACTCTTCATCTAAAGATGTCATATCAAAAACAGTCTCAAGAGTCATTTGAAAGAATCTCTTAGCTTCTTTCATGGCCTGACTACCTCTGTTGGTAATCCCGTAGTATTTCCTCGTGCTTTCGTTTCCTTCTTGCTCCTCGATTAATCCATCTCTTTTGAGCCGGTAGATAATCGCGTATCCACTTACGGTAGCGGGCGAGAATCCGAACCTCTCCGTTACGAGCTCCTTTATCTCATATCCGTAATGTGGTCTTTCTTGCAACAGACGAAGTATATAGATCCAGAGCATTCCTTTCGTATTGGAGTCCACGAGCCTATCAATTGCTTTTGGTGGATTTTTCATTTCTACAAGGTCTTCGTCAGACACTGTTCTTCCTCCTTTCTGCTTCTGCGATAACAGTAGCAATACAATGACTACCCAGATACGGTAGCGGCCCGATTGAAAGGTCGGGAATACCACACTCTCTTACTCTTTTGAGACAGTGTGAGTCAAAACCTTTGTGGTCACCTAAGATGAAGCTGTTCTGCGAAGCGGGATTCCAGGTTTTGATGCTGTTCTCACTGTTTTCATGCAAAAGCCATACACTTGTTGGCAAATCATTGACCAACTGTTGCAAATTCTGTTCAAAGTCCAAATCATCAATGGAGATGTATTCTGGAGGAG comes from the Candidatus Thorarchaeota archaeon genome and includes:
- a CDS encoding CDP-alcohol phosphatidyltransferase family protein, with translation MVLGKLREQYKRAMAPIGRALARTGITPNMITGLTVLVALISTYFFYLGSLLIGLAIMLFAVVLDMFDGAVARAADLATPFGATFDHTLDRYAEFLFILGLIFGPVGSTDKYVPWFWGFFTLFGMIMASFSRAKAESVGGMDNCAVGLAERQEKLILVMVGILLLAIPETNLWVQLLALFPSSIADFIVLTLDIPNILALFVVIAGILSHITVGQRLSYAKKQIEARIATS
- a CDS encoding PadR family transcriptional regulator, which codes for MSDEDLVEMKNPPKAIDRLVDSNTKGMLWIYILRLLQERPHYGYEIKELVTERFGFSPATVSGYAIIYRLKRDGLIEEQEGNESTRKYYGITNRGSQAMKEAKRFFQMTLETVFDMTSLDEE